In Thermomonas carbonis, a single genomic region encodes these proteins:
- a CDS encoding LolA family protein has protein sequence MRRAFFWLIVMLFAMAVPAHAADGDGVRARLAKPAVLRGQFEQQKQLQGFRNPLKSSGDFLLLRDRGIAWNTRKPFASSTRLTRKRLLATMPDGSTQVLIDAGASPGMAAVNALLMALVAGDLDALATSFSLKETLRADGGWSLALQPRDAALKQAFNRIVLDGDRYVRGVEIVEPAGDRTRIRFSGLREAPPATKQEAAQLD, from the coding sequence ATGCGGCGCGCATTTTTTTGGTTGATCGTGATGCTGTTCGCGATGGCAGTGCCAGCGCACGCAGCCGATGGCGACGGCGTGCGTGCGCGGTTGGCGAAACCGGCGGTGCTGCGCGGCCAGTTCGAGCAGCAGAAGCAGTTGCAGGGCTTCCGCAATCCGCTGAAGTCGAGCGGCGATTTCCTGTTGCTGCGCGATCGCGGCATCGCCTGGAACACGCGAAAACCGTTCGCGTCCTCGACCCGGCTGACCCGCAAGCGCCTGCTGGCGACGATGCCGGATGGCAGCACCCAGGTACTGATCGACGCTGGCGCATCGCCCGGCATGGCCGCGGTCAACGCGCTGTTGATGGCGCTGGTGGCCGGCGACCTCGACGCACTGGCCACGAGTTTCAGCCTCAAGGAAACCCTGCGCGCCGATGGCGGCTGGTCGCTCGCCTTGCAGCCGCGCGATGCCGCGCTGAAACAGGCTTTCAACCGCATCGTGCTGGATGGCGACCGCTACGTGCGCGGCGTCGAGATCGTGGAGCCGGCGGGAGATCGCACCCGCATCCGTTTCAGCGGCCTGCGTGAAGCACCGCCCGCAACCAAGCAAGAGGCGGCGCAGCTTGACTGA
- a CDS encoding acyl-CoA thioesterase, translating to MPVEHVIEPTVALVAEIELSPAFHDLDPMDVVWHGHTLKYLELARCALLQSFDYDYPQMRASGYVWPIVDLRCKYVRSARYGQRLRVRAELTEWDMRMRIDYVIRDAGTDEVITRAHTLQVAVEIASGEMCYATPEVFRRRLGLIA from the coding sequence ATGCCGGTTGAGCACGTCATCGAGCCCACGGTTGCGCTCGTCGCCGAGATCGAACTGAGCCCGGCATTCCACGACCTCGACCCGATGGACGTGGTCTGGCACGGCCACACGCTCAAGTATCTGGAGCTGGCGCGTTGTGCGCTTTTGCAGAGCTTCGACTACGACTACCCGCAGATGCGCGCGTCCGGCTACGTCTGGCCGATCGTCGACCTGCGCTGCAAGTACGTGCGCTCGGCGCGCTACGGCCAGCGCCTGCGCGTGCGCGCCGAACTCACCGAATGGGACATGCGCATGCGCATCGACTACGTGATCCGCGATGCCGGGACCGACGAGGTCATCACCCGCGCGCATACCTTGCAGGTCGCGGTGGAGATCGCCAGCGGCGAGATGTGCTACGCCACGCCCGAGGTGTTCCGGCGTCGACTTGGTTTGATCGCATGA
- a CDS encoding HAL/PAL/TAL family ammonia-lyase, translating to MPADTTDSVSIVVDGRHPLMIEDVVAVARGTAVAQLSEAGDFLARIGRGADLVDRLIAEDGVVYGVSTGYGDSCTVAIPPALIHELPHHLYAYHGVGLGRFLDADETRAVLLARLVSLAQGSSGVSVALLRQLQALLRHDILPRIPAEGSVGASGDLTPLSYVAAVLCGEREVLHEGAVKPAAEALAAHGLQPLRLRPKEGLAIMNGTAVMTALACLAWQRADYLGRLATRITAFNVVASAGNAHHFDEALFAVKPHPGQQRVAARLRADLATARPSRNEQRLQDRYSLRCAPHVIGVLEDALPWLRTNIENELNSANDNPIIDGEAGMVLHGGHFYGGHIAFAMDSLKNLVANLADLLDRQMALLVDARYNHGLPANLSAARGERAALNHGLKALQISASAWTAEALKLTMPASVFSRSTECHNQDKVSMGTIAARDCLRVIELTEQVVAALLVTARQGMALRRAHEGSAKLSDDAEAMFLDLEARIPLVEEDRALDRDLHGLLAAIRDEAWRLYAG from the coding sequence ATGCCCGCAGACACCACTGACTCCGTTTCCATCGTCGTCGATGGCCGCCATCCATTGATGATCGAGGACGTCGTCGCGGTTGCCCGCGGCACGGCTGTTGCGCAGTTGTCCGAGGCCGGCGACTTCCTCGCTCGTATCGGTCGCGGTGCCGACCTGGTCGACCGGCTGATCGCCGAGGACGGCGTGGTCTACGGCGTCAGCACCGGTTACGGCGATTCCTGCACGGTGGCGATCCCGCCGGCGCTGATCCACGAACTTCCGCATCATCTGTATGCCTATCACGGTGTCGGCCTGGGGCGTTTCCTTGATGCCGACGAAACCCGTGCGGTCTTGCTGGCGCGGCTGGTGTCGCTGGCGCAAGGCTCCTCGGGCGTCAGCGTGGCGCTGCTGCGGCAGCTGCAGGCGCTGCTGCGGCACGACATCCTGCCGCGCATTCCGGCGGAAGGTTCCGTCGGTGCAAGCGGTGACCTCACCCCACTGTCTTACGTCGCCGCCGTGCTCTGCGGCGAGCGCGAAGTGCTGCACGAAGGCGCGGTGAAGCCGGCCGCCGAGGCGCTCGCCGCGCACGGTCTGCAGCCGTTGCGCCTGCGTCCCAAGGAAGGCCTGGCGATCATGAACGGCACCGCGGTGATGACCGCGCTCGCCTGCCTGGCGTGGCAGCGCGCCGACTATCTGGGCCGGCTGGCGACGCGGATCACCGCGTTCAACGTGGTCGCCAGCGCCGGCAATGCGCACCACTTCGATGAAGCGCTGTTCGCGGTGAAGCCGCATCCGGGGCAGCAGCGTGTTGCCGCGCGCCTGCGTGCCGACCTCGCCACCGCGCGCCCGTCGCGCAACGAACAGCGCCTGCAGGATCGCTACTCGCTGCGCTGCGCGCCGCATGTCATCGGCGTGCTGGAAGACGCGCTGCCGTGGCTGCGCACGAACATCGAGAACGAACTCAATAGCGCCAACGACAATCCGATCATCGACGGCGAGGCCGGCATGGTCCTGCATGGCGGGCATTTCTACGGCGGCCACATCGCCTTCGCGATGGACTCGCTGAAGAACCTGGTGGCGAACCTCGCCGACCTGCTGGACCGGCAGATGGCGTTGCTGGTGGACGCGCGCTACAACCACGGCTTGCCGGCGAACCTGTCCGCAGCACGAGGCGAACGCGCGGCGTTGAACCACGGGTTGAAGGCGCTGCAGATCAGCGCGTCGGCGTGGACCGCGGAAGCGCTGAAGTTGACGATGCCGGCCTCGGTGTTCTCGCGCAGCACGGAATGCCACAACCAGGACAAGGTCAGCATGGGCACCATCGCCGCACGCGACTGCCTGCGGGTGATCGAGCTGACCGAGCAGGTCGTGGCCGCGCTGCTGGTCACCGCGCGCCAGGGAATGGCCCTGCGTCGTGCGCATGAGGGCAGCGCCAAACTGTCCGACGACGCGGAGGCGATGTTCCTCGATCTGGAGGCGCGCATCCCGCTGGTGGAAGAAGACCGTGCGCTCGACCGCGACTTGCATGGCTTGCTTGCCGCGATCCGCGACGAGGCCTGGAGGCTGTATGCCGGTTGA
- a CDS encoding acyltransferase produces the protein MSRGHWADLGETTFVGGTWFLYAVYRLLGRLPFRLCLYPVVLCWWLGSGPARRASLDYLRRLHVAEGVFPHRPGMRESLRHFFLFGETLLDKMLAIGGRFPRERIRFSGQQPMLEASQAGQGGIIATAHMGCLELMQMAARWREGLRVTILVHTAHAQQFNRILARLNPQATVRLLQVTDFSPAMAMALADRVAAGEFIAIAADRVPVQGDRTCHAPFLGAQADFPAGPWLIASLLRCPVWGLSCLHDGDGYAARIELLAEQITLPRSDRQGALDACALRFSGWLAGCLRQSPYDWFNFYDFWMPHADARRHH, from the coding sequence ATGAGCCGCGGACATTGGGCGGATCTCGGCGAGACCACGTTCGTCGGCGGCACCTGGTTCCTGTACGCGGTGTATCGATTGCTCGGGCGGCTGCCGTTCCGCCTGTGCCTGTATCCGGTGGTGCTGTGCTGGTGGCTGGGCAGTGGGCCGGCACGTCGTGCCTCGCTGGATTACCTGCGCCGCCTGCATGTCGCGGAGGGCGTGTTTCCGCATCGCCCCGGCATGCGCGAAAGCCTGCGGCACTTCTTCCTGTTCGGCGAAACCCTGCTCGACAAGATGCTGGCGATCGGCGGACGTTTCCCGCGCGAACGCATCCGTTTCAGCGGGCAGCAACCGATGCTCGAGGCTTCGCAGGCGGGGCAGGGCGGGATCATCGCCACCGCGCACATGGGCTGCCTGGAACTGATGCAGATGGCGGCGCGCTGGCGCGAGGGCCTGCGCGTGACCATCCTGGTGCATACCGCGCATGCGCAGCAGTTCAATCGCATCCTTGCGCGGCTGAATCCGCAAGCGACGGTAAGACTGCTGCAGGTCACCGATTTCTCGCCGGCGATGGCGATGGCGCTGGCCGACCGCGTCGCCGCCGGCGAATTCATCGCGATCGCCGCAGACCGCGTGCCGGTGCAGGGCGACCGCACCTGCCACGCGCCATTCCTCGGTGCGCAGGCCGATTTCCCCGCCGGCCCTTGGCTGATCGCATCGCTGCTGCGTTGCCCGGTCTGGGGCCTGTCCTGCCTGCACGATGGGGACGGCTACGCAGCTCGCATCGAGCTGCTGGCTGAACAGATCACCTTGCCACGCAGCGACCGCCAGGGCGCGCTGGATGCCTGTGCCCTCCGGTTTTCAGGTTGGCTGGCCGGCTGCCTGCGACAATCGCCGTACGACTGGTTCAACTTCTATGATTTCTGGATGCCGCACGCCGATGCCCGCAGACACCACTGA
- a CDS encoding glycosyltransferase family 2 protein, with product MRPIFEPWIVVPVYEHEQAIGHTVDHLLPHGVPVLLVDDGSGDACAAVLRGLAVRHAGRVSLLRLDRNGGKGAAVIAGMRHAATLGASHVLQIDADGQHDTADVPRFLAESAAHSHAVINGRPIYDESVPLGRLVGRYATHVWVWINTLSLDIADSMCGFRVYPLAATLALLDRESVGTRMDFDIEIIVRLHWAGIPIRTVPTRVTYPMDGVSHFRLWRDNARISAMHTRLFFGMLRRAPRLLLRHLRRGMP from the coding sequence ATGAGGCCAATCTTCGAGCCGTGGATCGTGGTTCCGGTGTACGAGCACGAACAGGCGATCGGCCATACCGTCGACCACTTGCTCCCGCATGGCGTTCCGGTGTTGCTGGTGGATGACGGCTCCGGTGACGCGTGTGCTGCGGTATTGCGCGGACTCGCCGTCCGCCATGCCGGGCGGGTGTCGCTGCTGCGACTCGACCGCAACGGTGGCAAGGGCGCGGCGGTGATCGCCGGCATGCGCCACGCGGCCACGCTCGGTGCGAGCCATGTTCTGCAGATCGATGCCGACGGCCAGCACGACACCGCCGACGTGCCGCGTTTCCTCGCCGAATCCGCGGCGCATTCGCATGCGGTGATCAATGGCCGGCCGATCTACGACGAGAGTGTGCCGCTGGGCCGGCTGGTCGGTCGCTATGCCACGCATGTCTGGGTGTGGATCAATACCCTGTCGCTCGACATCGCCGATTCGATGTGCGGGTTTCGCGTTTATCCGCTGGCGGCCACGCTCGCGTTGCTGGATCGCGAGTCGGTCGGCACGCGCATGGATTTCGACATCGAAATCATCGTCCGCCTGCACTGGGCCGGCATTCCCATTCGCACCGTGCCGACGCGGGTGACCTATCCAATGGATGGCGTCTCGCATTTCCGCCTGTGGCGCGACAACGCGCGCATCTCGGCGATGCATACGCGGCTGTTCTTCGGGATGCTGCGGCGCGCGCCGCGCCTGTTGCTGCGCCACCTGCGTCGGGGCATGCCATGA
- a CDS encoding AMP-binding protein, whose translation MPADRVRIPLSRLAMADAVDTDVLVSPGIERSHWLARVAAWRDAFSTLASRDIALACDDALEFSAALFGGWQAGVTPWLPGDALPATLGQLHERGLLFAGDLPDGIRASESIASTDSGMPALDADSCKLVLFTSGSTGEPAAIRKSLRQLDAEVDALESVFGPLLDADAVVHATVSHQHIYGLLFRILWPLSSGRTFAPARIAYNEQLTTLGASPIVLVASPAHLKRLPDTQDWQPLASNLRAVFSSGGPLPLDAALTVQRLWRQAAIEVFGSTETGGIAWRRGDGSRAPWQPLPGVEWRVQDGLLDVRSPHLPSNEWWSTSDRAHDAGDGRFELLGRADRIVKLEERRISLDAIQTRLQGSDLLDEVRVLALPGHRILLAVAAVPSENGQSLLDAEGRPALVERLRAWLAGHCDPIALPRRWRFLDAWPADARGKTRERDLAALFRPLMPTPDWQLREDDKATASLLATAELAAFEGHFPQVSVLPGVVLVDWAVRLGREAFGFVGEIQCMEALKFQQLVRPDTLLTAELDWRPGQLGFRFTSARGAHASGRLRFGDAP comes from the coding sequence ATGCCGGCTGATCGCGTGCGCATTCCGTTGTCGCGACTGGCGATGGCCGATGCGGTCGATACCGATGTGCTGGTGTCGCCCGGTATCGAACGCAGCCACTGGCTGGCACGCGTCGCTGCATGGCGCGATGCTTTCTCAACGTTGGCGTCCCGCGACATCGCACTGGCCTGCGACGACGCCCTCGAATTTTCCGCCGCATTGTTCGGCGGATGGCAAGCCGGCGTCACGCCGTGGCTGCCTGGCGATGCATTGCCCGCGACGCTCGGCCAGTTGCACGAGCGCGGTCTGCTCTTCGCGGGCGACTTGCCAGATGGCATCCGCGCAAGCGAATCCATCGCGTCAACCGATTCCGGCATGCCGGCACTCGATGCGGATTCCTGCAAGTTGGTGCTGTTCACCTCCGGCTCGACCGGCGAGCCCGCGGCAATCCGCAAGTCCTTGCGCCAGCTCGATGCGGAAGTCGACGCGCTCGAATCCGTGTTCGGACCGTTGCTGGATGCCGATGCGGTGGTCCACGCCACCGTTTCGCACCAGCACATCTACGGCCTGTTGTTCCGGATCCTGTGGCCGCTGTCGTCCGGCCGCACGTTCGCGCCGGCGCGCATCGCCTACAACGAACAGCTGACAACACTCGGAGCGTCACCAATCGTGCTGGTTGCCAGTCCGGCACATCTCAAGCGGTTGCCCGACACCCAGGATTGGCAGCCATTGGCGAGCAATTTGCGCGCAGTATTTTCGTCCGGCGGGCCGTTGCCGTTGGATGCGGCGCTGACCGTGCAACGTTTGTGGAGACAGGCTGCGATCGAAGTGTTCGGCAGCACCGAAACCGGCGGCATCGCCTGGCGGCGCGGCGACGGCAGCCGTGCGCCATGGCAGCCATTGCCGGGGGTGGAATGGCGCGTGCAGGACGGTTTGCTCGATGTGCGTTCGCCGCACTTGCCGTCGAACGAATGGTGGTCGACCAGTGACCGTGCGCACGATGCCGGCGATGGCCGCTTCGAGTTGCTCGGCCGCGCCGATCGCATCGTCAAGCTGGAAGAACGCCGCATTTCGCTGGACGCAATCCAGACACGATTGCAGGGCAGCGACTTGCTGGACGAGGTCCGCGTGCTCGCTCTCCCCGGTCATCGCATCCTGTTGGCGGTCGCCGCTGTGCCCAGCGAGAACGGGCAATCACTGCTCGATGCCGAGGGCCGACCCGCACTGGTCGAACGCCTGCGCGCATGGCTGGCGGGCCATTGCGATCCCATCGCGCTGCCGCGGCGCTGGCGATTTCTTGACGCGTGGCCGGCGGACGCACGCGGCAAGACCCGCGAGCGCGACCTCGCCGCGCTGTTCCGGCCACTGATGCCGACACCCGACTGGCAGTTGCGCGAAGACGACAAGGCCACCGCGTCGTTGCTCGCAACGGCTGAACTCGCGGCCTTCGAAGGCCATTTCCCGCAAGTATCCGTGCTGCCCGGCGTGGTGCTGGTGGACTGGGCAGTACGACTCGGTCGCGAGGCCTTCGGCTTTGTCGGTGAGATACAGTGCATGGAGGCCCTGAAATTCCAGCAACTGGTGCGTCCGGACACGCTGCTGACCGCTGAACTCGATTGGCGTCCGGGGCAACTCGGCTTCCGCTTCACCTCCGCCCGCGGCGCGCATGCCAGTGGACGACTGCGCTTCGGGGATGCGCCATGA
- a CDS encoding acyl carrier protein: MDKDEIFQRIAGILHDTFGIARENIRPEAMLAGDLDIDSIDAVDLIVQLKPMLGGNLRPEAFKAVRSVQDVVDTVHTMLHAGNVAPVK, from the coding sequence ATGGACAAGGACGAGATTTTCCAGCGCATCGCCGGCATCCTGCACGACACCTTCGGGATCGCGCGGGAGAACATCCGCCCGGAAGCCATGCTCGCGGGCGACCTGGACATCGACAGCATCGACGCGGTCGACCTGATCGTGCAGCTCAAGCCGATGCTCGGCGGCAACCTGCGTCCCGAGGCGTTCAAGGCCGTGCGCAGCGTGCAGGACGTGGTCGACACCGTGCACACGATGCTGCACGCGGGCAACGTCGCCCCGGTCAAGTAA
- a CDS encoding phosphopantetheine-binding protein has protein sequence MSLEDVVADDIDADAPLFNEGLGLDSIDALELGLALQKRYGVTLAADSEETRRHFASVRSLAAFVATARAH, from the coding sequence ATGTCGCTGGAAGACGTTGTCGCCGACGACATCGACGCCGATGCGCCGTTGTTCAACGAAGGCCTGGGCCTGGATTCGATCGACGCACTGGAACTCGGGCTGGCCCTGCAGAAGCGTTATGGCGTGACCCTGGCCGCCGATTCCGAGGAAACCCGCCGGCATTTCGCCAGCGTGCGCAGCCTGGCCGCGTTCGTCGCGACCGCGCGCGCGCATTGA
- a CDS encoding lysophospholipid acyltransferase family protein, with the protein MLDAIDRAWRTFGSALSFIAFGIGGLLLRVLVFPLVRVFSRDRATLERRARALIRASFAGHVRIMHRLGVMTYEIRGLERLQRRGLLVLANHPTLVDVVLLVSRLPDADCVVKSRLANNPFTRGPVRATGYICNDNGAGLVDDCIASVRSGRNLLIFPEGTRTPANELLGPLQRGAANIAVRGRLDVTPVVIRCEPRTLGKGEKWYRVPPRRFHLCMDVLPDLPVSPFLEDGVTEPLAARRLTAALGDIFTGGLLRAGAGH; encoded by the coding sequence ATGCTTGACGCCATCGACCGCGCCTGGCGCACGTTCGGCAGCGCGCTGTCCTTCATCGCCTTCGGGATTGGCGGACTGTTGTTGCGGGTGCTGGTATTTCCGCTGGTGCGCGTGTTCAGTCGCGATCGCGCGACGCTGGAGCGGCGTGCGCGCGCCCTGATCCGCGCCAGCTTTGCCGGGCATGTGCGGATCATGCATCGGCTGGGGGTGATGACCTACGAGATCCGCGGACTCGAGCGCCTGCAACGCCGCGGCCTGCTGGTGTTGGCCAACCATCCGACCCTGGTCGATGTGGTCCTGCTGGTCTCGCGCCTGCCGGATGCCGACTGCGTGGTGAAGTCGCGCCTGGCCAACAATCCGTTCACCCGCGGGCCGGTGCGAGCGACCGGCTACATCTGCAACGACAACGGTGCCGGACTGGTCGACGACTGCATCGCCTCGGTGCGCTCGGGACGCAACCTGCTGATTTTCCCGGAAGGCACGCGCACACCGGCAAATGAACTCTTGGGGCCGTTGCAACGGGGGGCCGCGAACATCGCGGTGCGCGGGCGCCTGGACGTGACGCCGGTGGTGATCCGCTGCGAGCCGCGCACGCTGGGGAAGGGGGAGAAATGGTATCGTGTGCCGCCCCGGCGCTTCCATCTGTGCATGGACGTCCTGCCAGACCTGCCGGTCTCTCCGTTTCTCGAAGACGGCGTCACCGAACCATTGGCGGCACGCCGCCTGACCGCTGCGCTCGGGGATATCTTCACGGGAGGACTGCTGCGTGCAGGCGCTGGACACTAA
- a CDS encoding beta-ketoacyl synthase chain length factor has protein sequence MDAAFSVEAWSAFAAGLEDEAAWREWANAPSLPSGEAMPALTEMAPMQRRRVERLGRAALQVAWRCQHDDDRNLPMVFASRHGDLDRTHRMLAELARDEPLSPTQFGLSTHNAIAAQYSIARVLQGNYLAVSAVRATPEAAVTEALGLLADGAPAVLVVVYDDAIPGDYHQFLDEPDALHAWAWRIAAPRDGLPRFSLHAGEPAESLVLPHSLEVLRFFLSGDAALPGTDGCGWRRHA, from the coding sequence ATGGATGCCGCTTTCAGTGTCGAAGCATGGTCGGCCTTCGCCGCCGGGCTGGAGGATGAGGCCGCATGGCGTGAATGGGCGAATGCACCATCGCTGCCGAGCGGCGAGGCGATGCCGGCGTTGACGGAAATGGCACCGATGCAACGGCGGCGCGTCGAACGCCTGGGTCGCGCCGCGCTGCAGGTGGCCTGGCGTTGCCAGCATGACGATGATCGCAACCTGCCAATGGTCTTCGCGAGCCGGCATGGCGATCTGGATCGCACGCACAGGATGCTCGCCGAGCTTGCGCGCGACGAGCCGTTGTCGCCGACCCAGTTCGGTCTGTCGACGCACAACGCGATCGCCGCGCAGTACAGCATCGCCCGCGTGCTGCAGGGCAATTACCTGGCGGTGTCTGCGGTCCGCGCCACGCCGGAAGCCGCGGTCACCGAGGCGCTTGGCTTGCTGGCCGATGGCGCGCCGGCAGTGTTGGTGGTGGTCTACGACGATGCGATCCCCGGCGACTATCACCAGTTCCTCGATGAGCCCGACGCGCTGCACGCATGGGCCTGGCGCATCGCCGCGCCGCGGGACGGCTTGCCGCGCTTCTCGCTCCACGCGGGCGAGCCGGCGGAATCGCTTGTGCTTCCGCATTCACTGGAGGTGCTGCGTTTTTTCCTGTCGGGCGACGCTGCCTTGCCGGGAACGGATGGCTGCGGATGGCGGCGGCATGCTTGA
- a CDS encoding DUF1249 domain-containing protein — protein MSRVLSRRVALPKISRFGWLMGLYSENHARLQRLFEPAQLGCGMYVSSIGDGLDVRLDVLEQHAYTTELRMSYGLVDPQTGLSDPSASLRLYSDARQVEATHCYAGRRWQDVIGMYPPPEQILDHRLRMNTFLGKWVQYLAEQGHGVATLRQASQQEIETRA, from the coding sequence ATGAGTCGAGTGCTTTCCCGCCGCGTCGCGCTTCCGAAGATCAGCCGTTTCGGCTGGCTGATGGGGCTGTACAGCGAAAACCACGCACGCCTGCAACGCTTGTTCGAGCCGGCACAACTCGGTTGCGGCATGTATGTGTCCTCGATCGGCGACGGTCTCGACGTACGCCTCGATGTGCTGGAGCAGCACGCCTACACCACCGAGTTGCGAATGAGCTACGGCCTGGTCGATCCGCAGACCGGCCTGTCGGATCCATCGGCCAGCCTGCGCCTGTACAGCGATGCGCGCCAGGTCGAGGCCACCCATTGCTACGCGGGGCGACGCTGGCAGGACGTGATCGGCATGTACCCGCCGCCCGAGCAGATCCTCGACCATCGCCTTCGCATGAACACCTTCCTCGGCAAGTGGGTGCAATACCTGGCCGAGCAGGGACATGGCGTGGCCACGCTTAGGCAGGCCTCGCAGCAGGAAATCGAAACTCGTGCTTGA
- the ppsR gene encoding posphoenolpyruvate synthetase regulatory kinase/phosphorylase PpsR yields the protein MDNARPVFYVSDGTGITAETIGHSMLTQFHGIRFQTDRLPFVDTPEKARYAASRIRLAGQASGLRPIVVNSCVDAGLSTVLAESGALMLDVFAPFIEPLERELGQSRQARVGQAHGMVDFEAYHRRINAMNYALTHDDGARLDYDEADLILVGVSRAGKTPTCVYLALHHGVRAANYPLTPDDLDEERLPGKLRQYRRKLFGLTIDPLRLHQIRQERRANSRYAQLDTCKREVAQAEAMLRREGIEMLSTTHASIEEISSRVLEHLGINREMY from the coding sequence ATGGATAACGCACGTCCCGTGTTTTATGTCTCCGATGGCACCGGTATCACCGCCGAAACCATCGGCCACAGCATGCTGACCCAGTTCCACGGCATACGCTTCCAGACCGATCGGTTGCCGTTCGTCGACACCCCCGAAAAGGCCCGCTATGCGGCCTCGCGGATCCGCTTGGCCGGCCAGGCCAGCGGCTTGCGCCCGATCGTGGTCAATTCCTGTGTCGATGCCGGCTTGTCGACCGTGCTGGCGGAAAGCGGCGCGCTGATGCTGGACGTGTTCGCCCCCTTCATCGAGCCGCTGGAGCGCGAACTCGGCCAATCGAGGCAGGCGCGGGTGGGGCAGGCGCATGGCATGGTCGATTTCGAGGCCTACCACCGCCGCATCAATGCCATGAACTACGCGCTCACCCACGACGATGGCGCGCGCCTGGACTACGACGAAGCCGACCTGATCCTGGTCGGGGTGTCGCGTGCGGGCAAGACGCCCACCTGCGTCTACCTGGCCCTGCATCACGGCGTGCGCGCGGCCAACTATCCGTTGACGCCGGACGACCTCGACGAGGAGCGCCTGCCGGGCAAGCTGCGGCAATACCGCAGGAAGCTGTTCGGCCTGACCATCGACCCGCTGCGGTTGCACCAGATCCGCCAGGAGCGACGGGCGAACTCGCGTTACGCGCAACTGGACACCTGCAAGCGCGAAGTCGCGCAGGCGGAGGCGATGCTGCGGCGGGAAGGCATCGAGATGCTGAGCACCACGCATGCCTCGATCGAGGAGATCTCCAGCCGGGTGCTGGAACACCTCGGCATCAATCGCGAGATGTACTGA